A single genomic interval of Natronoarchaeum philippinense harbors:
- a CDS encoding DUF5804 family protein, which yields MTRVCLVGSPDVVLRYELLSRETAREALATYDLSEPFENAIALETVSVGAAVSLLNDLNWYLTRFVDTALVRDPSISDDEWLSRELAEAVRNDRVDPAETGTYLKVYGVVEDSDADGAEQAAPAAAASNESAGAAASSDAETDQSGPGKLVEPLYVRRTEGDIPEYDLRDVEETVVVRVRESEFEP from the coding sequence GTGACACGCGTTTGCCTCGTCGGCTCGCCGGATGTCGTGCTGCGATACGAGTTGCTCTCCCGCGAGACCGCCCGCGAGGCGCTTGCGACGTACGACCTCTCGGAGCCGTTCGAGAACGCCATCGCCCTCGAGACGGTCAGCGTCGGCGCCGCCGTCTCGTTGCTGAACGATCTCAACTGGTATCTCACGCGATTCGTCGATACTGCGCTGGTGCGCGATCCCTCGATCAGCGACGACGAGTGGCTCTCCCGCGAACTCGCCGAGGCGGTCCGCAACGACCGGGTCGACCCCGCAGAGACGGGAACGTACCTCAAAGTGTACGGCGTCGTCGAGGACAGCGATGCCGACGGCGCCGAGCAGGCCGCGCCCGCCGCGGCGGCGTCGAACGAGAGCGCCGGCGCCGCGGCGTCGAGCGACGCCGAGACCGATCAGTCCGGTCCCGGGAAACTCGTCGAACCGCTGTACGTGCGCCGAACAGAGGGCGATATTCCGGAGTACGACCTGCGCGATGTCGAAGAGACGGTCGTCGTCAGAGTCCGCGAATCGGAGTTCGAGCCGTGA